The Megalobrama amblycephala isolate DHTTF-2021 linkage group LG22, ASM1881202v1, whole genome shotgun sequence sequence CAAAGTCAAACACTCCTCAGTCACATTTAGTAGGCCTACTAATATTTGTACAGGCTCCTTCATCCCTGTCATCACAAATATTAGCATATTACAGTACAATACCTGCATCATATACCTTTAGCTTATTTTGAATGACAGCATTCCTGAAGCTGCACATTAGTGTGAATGTACAATATCAAATATACATCATTAATTGCATGCGTTTTCAGTGTGATTGAGTGTGATTGAGTGTGATTGTATCATTATTCTTATTAgctgtactcaagattaacatgagattggcagaaactgtgtgataCTCCtctttaaatctgcttcagtgttattttaacactatttagagagagACCATATGTCTAAGCAGAAGTGATGTAAGtttggggattttactgtgtaaataccaaaaaacaatttttatttgtttagtgctgctaacctaaataataatcaaaggaCTCACTTTGTTTGGTTTGAATCTGAGAGCTTGTTTCCAGTGACTCCACAAGCAGTCCAGAGTTCATCCAGGAGCTTCTCCCGTCTGCAGAGCGAACGGCTCTCCTCTATCATCTCTCTTACCTGTGTTTGGGAAACTTCCCAAAGCTGGAGCGTCTGCTCAGAGAGAGAGCTGTTGAAACACAAATGCTGTTCGGATCTTCTGAGGCTCTTCTGATGAAGGTGTTCATCCATGATCATTTTCCAACAACTTCATGGTTCATGATACAAACAGTGAACAATGATCCCTTCTTCTCTCTTATTTCTGTCTTTACAGTGTGTAGGAACCAGTGAAAACCTTGTCAAATCGCTGCTGCCCAGTCTGAAGGTGGCTGCAGAGAAAAACAAACCAGAATTCGCACTGAAATTCCTAGAAAAAGCCAAAGGATGGATCAATTCCATCATAACGGATGTTAAAGAAATTGTGAAGAGGTAAGAATATGAAATGGAAAAcattatcaaattaaatacttgcaaaatgtacaaaaacctgctgatgattaaaataaaatatttcaaaatatctgatACTTGATGCACATCCAGATATGATAAACATAACAGTGATGTAGCCACAACAACCAGTGACATCATCACTGAAAAGGAAGAGACCgagaagaagcagcagcagcaaaccAGTGAGATGGAGGAGCTTCAGAAGATTATTGATGGTCTGGAAGAAAACCTTGGTAAAATCAGTAAAGAGATAGAAGACTATGAGAAAAAGATTGAGGTGAAAAATGCAGAGATACATGAATTCATCAGCAGCATCACCGACACCAAGGAAGAACAGACGACGCAGATGCCTGGTGTGACGCCCACGATGGGATCAAGTGTTGCTATATTTGCAATGATTGTGCCATTTGTGGAAAGTGTTATGGGTTACATTTCCAAAATGGTGATGGCTACTTCACAGGAATCTATGGTCAGATCTCTTTGTGCTGGTTTATCTGAGCTCACCACAGCACAGCAACATCTGAAAGAACGAGAGTGGGACATCCAGAACCAGCTGATGGACAACCAGCTGAAGCTGgccaaattaaaaattgaaaacgGTGAGATGCTGCTGTGTTTTCTTGTTAATATTTAAACCAAAAAATGGTTTGCTCATCTGTTTACTTCTGTATTTGACATCACAGGTCAGTTGCCCAGCGTCACACACCTTGATGAGGTCCAGAAGTGTCTGTCTCGCATCCAGCAAATCTTGATTCAGCTTCAGAAGTTCTGGGAGAAAGTGGGATCTTTGCTGGACACGCTGAAGGAAAGGACTTTCGCTGGGGATGTTTGGATTGAGGAGCTTGAAGATCTGAAGGAAGAGTTCCTGGAGTCCATCACCGCAGCTAAAGAGgtaaacaataaattaaattcattaaattcatCATTATCAGATTTTTCTAAAGTTCTGCTGTTGTTCAAACCTctgatgtttaatttaatttgaacaGGGATGGACAAAGTTTGGCAACAGCTGCAAGAAGGCCAACAACATCTTCAGCATTCAGGTGAATGAAGCCTACAAGTTTCTGGAGATCAATCCTTCATCTCTGTCTAAAGAAGAGTGGCAGAAAGAGTATGAGAGCGTGAAAGAGAAACTACAGAAAATCAGACCAAACGCTGGCAATCCTGCAGCCATTACGCTGTGAGATCTACAAAGATGATTAACCAGGAAATATTCTGCTTTCTTTCATATTAACTCTGACCTGTCATGTTGAGTTGAGCTTTCTGTAActatagggcttttcacacttgaacttgttaaccctgggtcattctaaaccctgagtaaatggaatcctgggttaattttcttcatgtttcacactgctcataatttactcTTGGTTAACAATAGAGTGAGTGCAGGTATGACGTCAGAACCCGGAAGACGAGTTTGAGAATTTGAGTTTTCAGGATGGGTGTGTAATTTAGGATCAACTCTTTTTTACTTATAAAATCCCATTGGaaaattacagcttgtaaaatGGGAATCGAAGAGCTCCTACTTGTAGACTGCTgcttgatagtgttgccatagaaatgcataattcGAAACGCTGCAAAATACGCCAGCATATTAGTTAAAGATGTCCATTTAGTGTGTGCATCCTGTGTGAACTGCCCTAATACAACTTTGTTTCTCACTGAAAACACCAAAAAAGCGATGCTAATCCTGCTCCTGAGCAGGACTTCATAACCTGGCTAAAAAGTGATGCTAAGAAGTGctgcggtaacactttagtttgggGTCCagttggctgtttattagtacttataaaggatatatattaatgccttatcCTGCATGACCATACTCTACATCCCTTATTCCTACCAATACCTGAACTCAACAACTAcctactaactattaataagcagtaattaggagtttattgaggcaaaagtatTAATTAACAGTTAGTTAAAAGTGAGCATTGGACCCTAGTCTAAAGTGTGACCAGTGCTTTGAAACATTACttaacccagggttaaaagcAGGTTAGAACAATAATAACTCAGGGTTAAGTGCAGTATGAAAAGCCCTTTTGTGTATAATAGCAAGGGTGTTAATCTGGTCTTGTAATCTCAATGTTGTCTGCAGCGACCCGCTTAATGTGAAATAAAAGCTTTCATTAGACCACTGATATGAGTCTGAATCATTTCATGTGAAcatcattttaaacagatttctaaagtgttattaatttctttacatGTAAAATTTCTGGATGATGAAAGAAATGACTGAGTAAGACCTAAATGAGTTAATTGTCTGAGGTTAATTGTCTTCTAGATGtgcagtttttttatttatttatttattttacagttttgttACTGTGTTTTGCTGCCATCTTCATGAAGTGCAGGATGACTGTACTgactttaaaggaacactccactttttttgaaaataggctcattttccaactcccctagagttaaactgttgagttttactgttttcgaatccattcagccgatctccgggtctggcgatACCACTTTTatcatagcttagcatagttcattgaatctgattagaccgttagcatctcgctcaaaaatgaccaaagagttttgatatttttcctatttaata is a genomic window containing:
- the LOC125258545 gene encoding uncharacterized protein LOC125258545 yields the protein MPLNACETLLLETSPVYTVKTWLRTKLVSSDSTSSPEFIQELLPSAERTALLYHLSYLCLGNFPKLERLLRERAVETQMLFGSSEALLMKCVGTSENLVKSLLPSLKVAAEKNKPEFALKFLEKAKGWINSIITDVKEIVKRYDKHNSDVATTTSDIITEKEETEKKQQQQTSEMEELQKIIDGLEENLGKISKEIEDYEKKIEVKNAEIHEFISSITDTKEEQTTQMPGVTPTMGSSVAIFAMIVPFVESVMGYISKMVMATSQESMVRSLCAGLSELTTAQQHLKEREWDIQNQLMDNQLKLAKLKIENGQLPSVTHLDEVQKCLSRIQQILIQLQKFWEKVGSLLDTLKERTFAGDVWIEELEDLKEEFLESITAAKEGWTKFGNSCKKANNIFSIQVNEAYKFLEINPSSLSKEEWQKEYESVKEKLQKIRPNAGNPAAITL